In the genome of Populus alba chromosome 11, ASM523922v2, whole genome shotgun sequence, one region contains:
- the LOC118049030 gene encoding cysteine-rich receptor-like protein kinase 11, translated as MDSKTIVSLLFHVIIVSITLTGAEVCYTTGNFTANSTYSKNRDLVLRSLAANVTANGGFYNTTIGLGNDTVYGLVLCMASPSAENCSSCVNSAIQTLMAACPNQKEAISWGGNPVPCIVRYANRYFLGSLEQSPDSIFYNVRILDATFRQFQQFWSGLGETVKKASTGSSRLMPAVETADLTSTQKIYAFMQCTPDVSPNNCGVCLQQSVDDYSRCCYKYQGGRVLKPNCVFRWEIYTFYDLFAPSPSPSPSPSPSPSPSPSPSPPSPPFVISSPPPTNTTIRKGKENTASRTVIVTIVPTAIFLALVILILTIFHFRKPRQEAKKEIGNIQEDQLLDWAGRATVGDDYSDKDIQGEVTSQDLPLIRLDVINEATRQFSDENKLGQGGFGPVYRGTLEDGKEVAVKRLSRTSGQGQREFLNEVVLIARLQHRNLVRLLGCCLEKNEKLLIYEYMPNKSLDVILFGSSNGDLLHWQRRLSIINGIARGLLYLHEDSRLRIIHRDLKTSNILLDYEMNPKISDFGMARIFGGNQIEANTNRIVGTYGYMAPEYAMAGLFSVKSDVFSFGVLLLEIISGKRNVGFHLSEEGESLLTFAWKLWSDGQGLELMDPMLEKSIVATEVLRCIHIGLLCVQEDPADRPTMSSVLHMLASDTITLPIPKQPAFSIGRFVAMEGQSSNQKVCSVNELTFTVLSPR; from the exons ATGGACTCTAAGACTATCGtctctcttcttttccatgTTATTATCGTAAGCATCACTCTTACCGGTGCTGAAGTCTGTTATACCACAGGAAACTTTACAGCTAATAGCACCTACTCAAAAAACCGAGACCTTGTTCTCCGTTCACTAGCTGCCAATGTCACAGCCAATGGGGGTTTCTACAATACTACAATAGGTTTAGGCAATGACACAGTTTATGGTCTTGTGCTCTGTATGGCTTCCCCATCAGCTGAAAATTGTTCCAGCTGCGTCAATTCTGCTATTCAAACTCTCATGGCAGCATGTCCAAACCAAAAAGAAGCAATTTCATGGGGAGGGAATCCAGTTCCATGTATTGTACGTTATGCGAATCGTTATTTTTTAGGATCACTTGAGCAATCTCCTGATAGCATTTTCTATAATGTGCGTATCCTTGACGCAACTTTTAGACAGTTTCAACAATTTTGGAGTGGTTTGGGAGAAACGGTAAAAAAGGCTTCCACGGGCTCATCCAGGCTTATGCCAGCAGTTGAGACAGCAGACCTAACATCCActcaaaaaatttatgcatTTATGCAGTGCACTCCTGATGTATCACCGAATAATTGCGGTGTTTGCCTACAACAATCCGTAGATGACTATAGCCGTTGTTGCTACAAGTATCAAGGAGGTAGGGTCCTGAAACCAAACTGTGTTTTTCGGTGGGAGATTTATACCTTCTACGACTTATTTGCTCCATCACCATCTCCATCACCATCTCCATCACCGtcaccatctccatctccatctccatctccaccATCTCCTCCATTTGTTATTAGTTCTCCTCCGCCAACCAATACCACAATCAGGAAAG GGAAGGAGAATACTGCTTCTCGGACAGTTATTGTTACCATCGTCCCTACAGCTATCTTCTTGGCACTTGTTATCCTCATTCTCACCATTTTCCATTTTAGGAAGCCAAGGCAAGAGGCCAAAA AGGAAATAGGAAATATCCAAGAGGATCAATTACTCGACTGGGCAGGACGAGCAACTGTTGGGGACGACTATTCAGACAAAGATATTCAAGGAGAGGTGACATCCCAGGACCTCCCTTTGATCCGGCTAGATGTTATAAATGAAGCTACAAGGCAATTTTCTGATGAAAACAAACTTGGTCAAGGAGGGTTTGGGCCAGTATACAGG GGTACGTTAGAGGATGGCAAAGAAGTTGCAGTTAAGAGGCTCTCAAGAACTTCTGGTCAAGGACAAAGAGAATTCCTGAACGAAGTCGTTTTAATCGCCAGATTACAACACAGAAATCTTGTCAGACTCCTGGGATGCTGtctggaaaaaaatgaaaagttactTATCTATGAGTATATGCCCAACAAAAGCCTTGATGTCATTCTTTTTG GTTCCAGCAATGGAGACCTGCTTCACTGGCAAAGACGCTTGAGCATTATCAATGGAATTGCACGGGGGCTCTTGTATCTTCATGAAGATTCTCGTCTTAGAATTATTCACAGGGATCTCAAAACAAGCAACATTTTGCTCGATTATGAGATGAATCCAAAGATATCAGACTTTGGAATGGCTAGGATTTTCGGTGGCAATCAAATCGAGGCTAACACGAATAGAATTGTCGGAACTTA TGGATACATGGCCCCAGAGTATGCTATGGCGGGACTTTTTTCTGTGAAATCAGATGTTTTCAGTTTCGGAGTGTTGCTGTTAGAGATAATTAGTGGAAAAAGGAATGTTGGTTTTCATCTCTCAGAAGAAGGCGAAAGCCTTCTCACTTTT GCATGGAAACTGTGGTCTGATGGTCAAGGACTGGAATTGATGGACCCTATGCTAGAGAAATCAATCGTAGCAACTGAGGTGCTGAGATGCATCCACATTGGACTGCTCTGCGTGCAAGAGGATCCAGCAGATAGACCCACAATGTCATCTGTGCTTCATATGTTGGCAAGTGATACCATAACACTCCCTATCCCTAAACAACCAGCATTTTCTATCGGCCGATTTGTTGCCATGGAAGGTCAATCCTCAAATCAGAAAGTTTGTTCTGTCAATGAATTAACCTTTACCGTTTTATCACCACGGTGA